A DNA window from Hevea brasiliensis isolate MT/VB/25A 57/8 chromosome 2, ASM3005281v1, whole genome shotgun sequence contains the following coding sequences:
- the LOC110632633 gene encoding cytokinin dehydrogenase 5 has protein sequence MAINKLLLTFAICRLIVTVGLTVDPAELLRLGVDGQLSVDPSDVEIASLDFGLLSRAEPMAVLRPASAEDIARLVRAAYNSAGGFTVSARGHGHSINGQAQTSSGVVIEMSRRSGGGQLGGLGNPNPPQVSVKEMHADVWGGELWIDVLRSTLEYGLAPKSWTDYLYLSVGGTLSNAGISGQAFNHGPQISNVHELDVVTGKGEILTCSEEENSKLFHAVLGGLGQFGIITRARISLEPAPHRVRWIRVLYSSFSSFTRDQEYLISLYGNPPSQKFDYVEGFVIVDEGLINNWRSSFFSPRNPVKISSIGSNGGVLYCLEITKNYYQSTVDTIDQEVEYLLKKLNYIPSSVFTTDLPYVDFLDRVHKAELKLRSKGLWDVPHPWLNLFVPKSRIADFDKGVFKGILGNKTSGPILIYPMNRNKWDQRSSVVTPDEDVFYLVALLRSALDNGEETQTLEYLSNQNRQILRFCDDAGIKVKQYLPHYTTQQEWMDHFGDKWSQFYQKKMEFDPQRILATGQRIFMPSFLASSSPSSSGSVAPW, from the exons ATGGCAATTAATAAGCTTCTTTTGACATTTGCTATCTGTCGGTTGATTGTAACAGTAGGGTTGACCGTGGACCCTGCGGAGCTTCTCCGGCTTGGAGTCGACGGTCAACTCAGTGTTGACCCGTCAGACGTGGAAATCGCGTCTCTTGATTTCGGCTTGCTTAGCAGAGCCGAGCCGATGGCCGTATTGCGTCCGGCTTCTGCAGAAGACATAGCACGGCTTGTTCGCGCCGCTTATAATTCGGCTGGTGGGTTTACGGTGTCTGCTAGAGGTCATGGGCATTCCATAAATGGGCAGGCACAGACGAGTAGTGGAGTAGTGATTGAGATGAGCCGCCGCTCTGGAGGAGGTCAGCTCGGTGGCTTGGGGAATCCCAATCCCCCTCAGGTTTCAGTGAAGGAGATGCATGCGGACGTGTGGGGAGGTGAGCTATGGATAGATGTATTGAGGAGTACACTAGAGTATGGACTAGCACCAAAATCATGGACAGATTACTTGTACCTCTCAGTGGGTGGTACCTTATCAAATGCAGGGATAAGTGGGCAAGCTTTCAATCATGGTCCTCAAATTAGCAATGTTCATGAGCTCGACGTCGTTACAG GTAAGGGTGAAATCTTGACATGCTCGGAAGAAGAAAACTCAAAGCTGTTTCATGCCGTCCTTGGTGGTTTGGGTCAGTTTGGCATCATCACTAGGGCTAGAATTTCTCTTGAACCAGCTCCCCATAGG GTGAGGTGGATCAGAGTACTCTACTCCAGCTTTTCGTCTTTTACCAGAGACCAAGAGTATCTCATTTCCCTGTATGGAAACCCACCTAGTCAAAAATTCGATTATGTTGAGGGTTTTGTTATTGTAGATGAAGGTCTCATTAATAATTGGAGATCCTCTTTCTTTTCCCCTCGAAACCCAGTTAAGATTAGCTCTATTGGTTCTAATGGTGGTGTGCTTTACTGCTTGGAAATCACCAAGAATTACTATCAATCCACTGTCGATACCATTGATCAG GAAGTAGAGTATCTGTTAAAGAAGCTGAATTATATTCCATCATCAGTGTTCACGACGGATCTGCCTTACGTGGATTTCTTGGATAGAGTCCACAAGGCCGAGTTGAAGCTTAGGTCTAAGGGTTTGTGGGACGTGCCTCACCCTTGGCTCAATCTCTTTGTCCCCAAATCAAGGATTGCTGATTTTGATAAGGGAGTCTTCAAGGGGATTTTGGGCAATAAAACAAGTGGACCCATTCTTATTTACCCCATGAACAGAAACAA GTGGGACCAGAGGAGCTCAGTGGTGACACCCGATGAGGACGTGTTTTATTTGGTGGCGTTGCTAAGATCAGCTCTAGATAATGGAGAGGAGACCCAGACATTGGAGTACCTGAGCAATCAGAATCGTCAGATCCTCAGATTTTGTGATGATGCAGGGATCAAGGTGAAGCAATATTTGCCTCACTACACCACGCAGCAAGAATGGATGGACCACTTTGGGGATAAGTGGTCCCAGTTTTACCAGAAGAAGATGGAATTTGATCCCCAGCGCATTTTAGCAACTGGCCAACGTATATTCATGCCCTCCTTTCttgcttcttcttctccttcttcttctggTAGCGTGGCCCCGTGGTGA
- the LOC110632638 gene encoding uncharacterized protein LOC110632638, with protein MLLRRLPMSISLTTALSWPHPPFNFSRTQTDFISLKSISAYPRIAPLSFCFGSYISPELTDAISEESSKRGPLKPGLYLVGTPIGNLEDITLRALRVLKSAHVILSEDTRHSGKLLQYYNIRTPLLSYHKFNESQRELTVLKRLKQGEIVALISDAGMPGISDPGAELAKLCVDENIPVIPIPGPSALVAALSASGLATDEFTFVGFLSKHARSRRERLIASADEARTQIFYVPPHKLSQFLEETSSLFGYSRQCVMAREMTKIHEEFWRGTLGEAKEVFSGHQPKGEITLLIEGKLNHLVEPPSENQLENDLRDLISSGHSLSMAVKLVAEKTSVRRKTIYSLALRKLGKQLEVEDTSN; from the exons ATGCTGTTACGACGGTTACCTATGTCGATATCGCTCACTACGGCTCTTTCATGGCCGCATCCACCTTTCAACTTCTCCCGGACTCAAACTGACTTTATATCCCTGAAATCAATCTCCGCTTACCCTAGAATTGCCCCGCTCTCCTTCTGTTTTGGCTCTTATATTTCTCCCGAACTCACTGATGCAATCTCCGAAGAGTCGTCAAAACGT GGACCTCTGAAACCTGGTTTATATTTGGTGGGAACTCCAATTGGAAACCTTGAAGATATCACTTTGAG GGCTCTCCGTGTATTAAAATCTGCTCATGTGATACTTTCCGAAGACACAAGGCATTCGGGGAAATTACTTCAGTATTACAATATTAGAACTCCCCTT ctgagttatcacaaattcaATGAGTCTCAAAGAGAATTGACGGTGTTAAAGAGGTTGAAACAGGGCGAGATTGTGGCCCTGATCAGTGATGCAGGGATGCCAGGCATTAGTGATCCTGGTGCAGAATTG GCAAAGTTATGTGTGGATGAAAATATTCCTGTTATTCCTATTCCTGGACCTTCAGCTTTGGTAGCTGCTCTTTCTGCCTCAGGCTTGGCCACAGATGAGTTTACTTTTG TTGGATTTCTTTCTAAGCATGCCAGATCTAGGAGAGAGAGGCTGATAGCCTCTGCAGATGAAGCAAGAACCCAAATATTCTATGTTCCTCCTCATAAACTTTCTCAGTTTCTTGAAGAGACCTCATCACTCTTTGGTTACTCAAG ACAGTGTGTCATGGCAcgggaaatgaccaaaatacatgAAGAG TTTTGGCGGGGTACTCTGGGGGAGGCAAAAGAAGTTTTTTCAGGTCACCAACCTAAGGGAGAGATCACGCTGTTGATTGAAGGCAAGTTGAATCATCTGGTTGAACCTCCATCAGAGAATCAGCTTGAGAATGATTTGAGAGACCTGATCTCTAGTGGGCATAGTCTATCTATG GCAGTCAAATTGGTGGCTGAAAAAACATCAGTGAGGAGGAAAACTATATATTCACTAGCATTGAGGAAATTGGGGAAGCAACTTGAAGTAGAGgatacttcaaattaa